In the Hordeum vulgare subsp. vulgare chromosome 7H, MorexV3_pseudomolecules_assembly, whole genome shotgun sequence genome, one interval contains:
- the LOC123410396 gene encoding NEP1-interacting protein-like 1, producing MEAAMARGDTATFFSGQEEFLWGQDQEDAAEGRISSLPARVAGSIVRGVITFIFATVGTILGAITGGMIGLATESGLVRGAGIGAISGAVVAMEVVDRSMAMWRSDESAIWSVLYVLDVIWSLLTGRLVREKVDPAVQNAVDSQMNAAGDGFSDGPPTLSEMFDMGSASFKGMAADAIAELPATTITEQQAAVQNGGCSVCLQEFEAGEAARSLPECRHTFHLSCIDGWLCRHASCPLCRRAV from the exons ATGGAGGCAGCGATGGCTCGCGGCGACACAGCAACATTCTTCTCGGGCCAGGAGGAATTCTTGTGGGGCCAGGACCAGGAGGACGCGGCCGAGGGGCGCATATCCAGCCTGCCGGCTCGGGTGGCCGGCTCGATCGTCCGCGGCGTGATCACCTTCATCTTCGCCACAG tGGGCACGATTCTGGGAGCCATCACGGGTGGGATGATTGGGCTGGCGACGGAGAGCGGCCTCGTTCGCGGCGCGGGCATCGGTGCCATCTCCGGCGCCGTGGTGGCCATGGAGGTTGTCGACAGGTCCATGGCCATGTGGCGCTCCGACGAGTCCGCCATCTGGAGCGTCCTATACGTG CTTGACGTGATCTGGAGCCTCCTGACGGGCCGTCTGGTGCGTGAAAAGGTGGACCCGGCAGTGCAGAACGCCGTCGACAGCCAGATGAACGCCGCGGGCGACGGATTCAGCGACGGACCGCCGACGCTCTCCGAGATGTTTGACATGGGATCCGCCTCCTTCAAAGGCATGGCTGCAGACGCCATCGCAGAGCTCCCCGCGACGACCATCACCGAGCAGCAGGCCGCCGTGCAGAACGGCGGCTGCTCCGTGTGCCTCCAGGAGTTcgaggccggcgaggcggcgcggagCCTGCCGGAGTGCCGCCACACGTTCCACCTGTCGTGCATAGACGGGTGGCTGTGCCGGCATGCGTCGTGCCCGCTGTGCCGCCGCGCCGTCTAG